In Bacillales bacterium, a single window of DNA contains:
- a CDS encoding alpha/beta hydrolase-fold protein: MPLETFQFPFFGTDRTIRVYVPKILKQECPVLYMHDGQNVFTDDGAIGGESLRLKSYLEETEMPLIVVAIDLNLEGEERINEYCPWPSGALSGEIFGHESKAGGKGSEYLETIVVKLKPYIDSHYRAAADETYMAGISLGGLITTYAACRYPNVFKRVAALSPAYFRNQEQIESIIAGANLSALEKIYVDCGTNEVPGDAEKSQKFAESIRSVYHLLQSKGLDSRFEQIEGAEHNYVAFRKRMPKVLASIQGGI, encoded by the coding sequence ATTCCGCTAGAAACGTTTCAATTTCCGTTCTTTGGGACGGATCGGACGATTCGGGTGTATGTGCCGAAAATCCTTAAGCAAGAATGTCCTGTGTTGTACATGCATGACGGGCAGAACGTGTTTACCGACGACGGGGCGATTGGCGGCGAATCTTTGCGGTTGAAGTCGTACTTGGAGGAAACAGAGATGCCGCTGATCGTTGTTGCGATCGATCTCAATCTCGAAGGGGAAGAGCGCATCAATGAATATTGTCCGTGGCCGAGCGGCGCATTAAGCGGAGAGATCTTTGGTCATGAAAGTAAAGCCGGCGGCAAGGGAAGCGAATATCTCGAAACGATTGTTGTAAAATTGAAGCCGTACATTGACAGCCATTATCGCGCGGCTGCCGACGAAACGTACATGGCAGGCATATCCTTGGGCGGTCTTATCACAACTTACGCGGCGTGTCGCTATCCGAACGTTTTCAAACGAGTTGCTGCGCTCTCTCCTGCTTATTTTCGAAATCAAGAGCAGATCGAGTCGATCATAGCGGGGGCAAACTTGTCCGCATTGGAGAAAATTTATGTGGATTGCGGAACTAACGAGGTGCCGGGAGATGCCGAGAAAAGCCAAAAGTTCGCCGAAAGCATCCGATCCGTGTATCACTTATTGCAGTCCAAAGGGCTGGATTCGCGATTTGAACAAATAGAGGGAGCCGAGCACAACTACGTCGCCTTTCGAAAACGCATGCCAAAAGTATTGGCATCCATACAAGGAGGCATTTGA
- a CDS encoding NUDIX domain-containing protein, which produces MFHIRIRPTALIVQDGKVLLIEYDDNGIHYNLPGGGAEPGETLIKGVKREVKEETTAEVDVGALAFVYEFAPQKQSGNYRPDDRHGIHFIFQCTLKEAAEPKLPQQPDCHQSAVQWMPIDELDNILLIPNLQQQIKDYEKQPTKVPFIEDHQLGLFL; this is translated from the coding sequence TTGTTCCACATACGCATACGGCCGACGGCGCTGATCGTTCAAGACGGCAAGGTTTTATTAATAGAGTATGATGACAACGGCATTCATTACAATTTGCCGGGCGGAGGAGCCGAGCCGGGCGAAACGCTCATCAAAGGCGTGAAACGCGAAGTGAAGGAGGAAACGACGGCGGAGGTCGACGTTGGTGCGCTCGCTTTCGTCTATGAATTTGCGCCGCAAAAGCAATCGGGCAACTACAGGCCGGACGACAGGCACGGCATTCATTTTATTTTTCAATGTACGTTAAAAGAAGCCGCCGAGCCGAAACTTCCGCAACAGCCGGATTGTCATCAATCAGCCGTCCAATGGATGCCGATCGATGAGTTGGACAACATATTGCTCATCCCGAATTTACAACAACAGATTAAGGACTACGAGAAGCAACCGACGAAGGTGCCTTTCATCGAGGATCATCAATTGGGGTTATTTTTATAA
- a CDS encoding STAS domain-containing protein — MKTREVSEHLIEHAAALAEEVLSFNLSKIDFPVPEAIIERGKVTQTAFMRFLGNAITMDSYDAITDAFHEWHQANVKSDTSLYDKVSSLIKPYPVSRLFLNEKISGICADYGLSLEEAAKILNRLNYIQDLSISESILAFEAYKNSINKRTREQLMELSAPVVGLKDGIAVLPLIGSVDFERAEHFSNKVIPKITQMDVETLIIDFSGIVSVNPEVAGYLFNINNVLVLLGIQVVITGMRPDLANSIVGQGISFKSFKTFLNVREALEAWEANKL; from the coding sequence ATGAAAACTCGGGAAGTTTCGGAACATCTCATAGAACACGCCGCAGCTTTAGCGGAAGAAGTTCTTTCGTTTAACTTGAGCAAAATTGATTTCCCGGTGCCCGAAGCGATCATTGAGCGGGGGAAAGTAACGCAAACCGCATTCATGAGGTTTCTCGGGAACGCTATCACGATGGACAGTTATGATGCAATCACAGACGCTTTTCACGAATGGCATCAAGCGAACGTGAAGTCCGATACTTCGTTGTATGACAAGGTTTCCAGTCTCATTAAACCATATCCGGTATCCCGCTTATTTCTCAACGAAAAGATTTCCGGCATTTGTGCCGACTACGGGTTGTCGCTGGAAGAGGCGGCGAAGATATTGAATCGGCTCAACTATATTCAAGATTTAAGCATTTCCGAATCGATTCTTGCGTTTGAGGCGTATAAAAATTCGATCAACAAGCGGACGCGTGAACAATTAATGGAATTATCCGCACCGGTAGTCGGCTTGAAGGACGGCATTGCCGTCTTGCCGTTGATCGGTTCGGTTGATTTCGAAAGAGCCGAGCACTTTTCGAACAAAGTCATTCCGAAAATTACTCAAATGGACGTGGAAACCTTGATCATTGATTTCTCCGGAATCGTCAGTGTCAACCCTGAGGTGGCCGGCTATTTGTTCAACATAAACAACGTCCTCGTTTTGCTGGGCATTCAAGTGGTTATAACCGGGATGCGTCCGGATTTGGCGAACAGCATCGTTGGCCAAGGCATCAGTTTTAAATCATTTAAGACGTTCCTCAACGTCCGGGAAGCGCTGGAAGCATGGGAAGCGAATAAACTTTAA